The Cellulomonas wangleii genome includes a region encoding these proteins:
- a CDS encoding RNA polymerase sigma factor: MSAARARAAAERAARDSYGRLVALLAAQSGDVALAQDALADAFEQALTRWPDDGVPRTPDAWLLTVARNRIRDVWRSAAHRRTAPLPDDALADLPADDPLADVDPAAIPDRRLALLFVCAHPAIAADVRTPLMLQTVLGLDSAQVARAFAVTPAAMQQRLVRAKRRITRARIPFVVPDRSAMAERLPPVLEAVYACAAVTWRQDARDLAGEAQHLAVVLAALLDDEPEAWALAALVTLSLARRQPPGVFVPLDEQDPTTWDADLLTEGEALLRRAQRPGVPGRFRLEAAIQAVHADRRRTGRTDWAALRTLYTALDAVAPSLGGRVALAAVVGRVDGPDAGLTALPPEPSPAFQPWWAARADLLARAGREAQAAEAFRRAAELTDDAAVRAYLLARAGAGSGDG; this comes from the coding sequence GTGAGCGCCGCACGGGCGCGGGCGGCCGCCGAGCGTGCCGCCCGCGACTCGTACGGCCGGCTGGTCGCGCTGCTCGCGGCGCAGTCCGGGGACGTCGCCCTGGCGCAGGACGCCCTGGCCGACGCCTTCGAGCAGGCGCTCACGCGCTGGCCGGACGACGGCGTACCGCGCACCCCCGACGCCTGGCTGCTGACCGTGGCCCGCAACCGCATCCGTGACGTGTGGCGCTCCGCGGCGCACCGTCGCACCGCGCCGCTGCCCGACGACGCCCTCGCCGACCTGCCGGCGGACGACCCGCTCGCCGACGTCGACCCGGCCGCGATCCCCGACCGCCGCCTCGCGCTGCTGTTCGTCTGCGCGCACCCCGCCATCGCCGCCGACGTCCGCACACCGTTGATGCTGCAGACCGTGCTCGGGCTCGACTCGGCGCAGGTCGCCAGGGCGTTCGCCGTGACACCGGCCGCCATGCAGCAGCGCCTGGTGCGCGCCAAGCGCCGCATCACCCGGGCGCGCATCCCCTTCGTCGTCCCCGACCGGTCGGCCATGGCCGAGCGCCTGCCGCCGGTGCTGGAGGCCGTCTACGCGTGCGCTGCGGTCACCTGGCGGCAGGACGCCCGCGACCTCGCCGGCGAGGCCCAGCACCTGGCCGTGGTCCTGGCCGCGCTGCTCGACGACGAGCCCGAGGCGTGGGCGCTCGCGGCGCTGGTCACGCTGTCGCTCGCCCGGCGGCAGCCGCCGGGCGTCTTCGTCCCGCTCGACGAGCAGGACCCCACGACGTGGGACGCGGACCTGCTCACCGAGGGCGAGGCGCTGCTGCGGCGGGCGCAGCGGCCCGGTGTGCCCGGGCGGTTCCGCCTGGAGGCGGCGATCCAGGCGGTGCACGCCGACCGCCGTCGCACGGGCCGCACCGACTGGGCCGCGCTGCGCACCCTCTACACGGCCCTGGACGCGGTCGCGCCGAGCCTGGGCGGGCGGGTCGCGCTCGCGGCGGTCGTCGGGCGCGTCGACGGCCCGGACGCCGGGCTCACGGCGCTGCCGCCCGAGCCGTCGCCGGCGTTCCAGCCGTGGTGGGCGGCGCGCGCGGACCTGCTGGCCCGTGCCGGGCGCGAGGCGCAGGCCGCGGAGGCGTTCCGCCGGGCCGCCGAGCTCACCGACGACGCGGCGGTGCGTGCGTACCTCCTGGCGCGCGCCGGCGCAGGGTCGGGCGACGGCTGA
- a CDS encoding YciI family protein has protein sequence MRYTILLHYPEMTAEQMGEDAWAEGEREFSAYAATLQAAGALIGAEVLQPSSSTTTLRTVDGVLQVQDGPFADTKDQLGGTFVVDVPDLDAAIELARRAPGVSWGAVEVRPGALYTVDGVWTPNA, from the coding sequence ATGCGCTACACGATCCTGCTGCACTACCCCGAGATGACGGCCGAGCAGATGGGCGAGGACGCGTGGGCGGAGGGTGAGCGCGAGTTCAGCGCGTACGCGGCCACGCTGCAGGCCGCCGGGGCCCTGATCGGCGCGGAGGTGCTGCAGCCGTCGTCGAGCACGACCACGCTGCGCACCGTCGACGGCGTCCTGCAGGTGCAGGACGGACCGTTCGCGGACACCAAGGACCAGCTCGGCGGCACGTTCGTCGTCGACGTCCCCGACCTCGACGCGGCGATCGAGCTGGCCCGGCGTGCGCCGGGCGTCTCGTGGGGCGCGGTCGAGGTGCGCCCCGGCGCGCTGTACACGGTGGACGGCGTCTGGACGCCGAACGCGTGA
- a CDS encoding FAD-dependent monooxygenase: MTDVVISGGGPTGMMLAAELRLHGADVLVLERDAEPSPAVRSLGLHPRSIEVLDQRGLLDRFLAHGQPYPQAVGHLAGIDRPAPADLDTAHRYVLGIPQPVTDRLLTERALELGARVRRGCEVTGVEQDDEGVTVALADGTRERAAWLVGCDGGHSLVRRAVGIGFPGEAATTEWILAEVQVTAPPDELARVVAAVRERHQGFGVGPAGDGLHRAVVPAAAVAEDRTVPPTLDELRTRLRAYAGTDFGVHSPRSLTRFGDATRLADRYRVGRVLIAGDAAHVHPPLGGQGLNLGIQDAVNLGWKLAGQVAGWAPDRLLDTYGDERRPVAQDVLTLTRAQSELLRTEPGPQAVRRLLTELMALPDVGRLLAGRVSGTGIRYDLGDGPPLLGRRLRDVALGRGRLYSLLHAGRGLVLDPGGTLSVGGWADRVDHVVDATDELDLPAVLLRPDGYVAWLGEDQVGLVEHLARWFGTPTP; encoded by the coding sequence ATGACGGACGTCGTCATCAGCGGCGGTGGGCCGACCGGCATGATGCTGGCCGCCGAGCTGCGCCTGCACGGTGCGGACGTGCTGGTGCTCGAGCGGGACGCCGAGCCGAGCCCGGCGGTGCGGTCGCTGGGCCTGCACCCACGGAGCATCGAGGTGCTGGACCAGCGCGGCCTGCTGGACCGGTTCCTGGCGCACGGGCAGCCGTACCCGCAGGCGGTGGGGCACCTGGCGGGGATCGACCGGCCGGCGCCGGCGGACCTCGACACCGCGCACCGCTACGTGCTCGGCATCCCCCAGCCGGTGACCGACCGGCTGCTGACGGAGCGGGCCCTCGAGCTCGGCGCCCGGGTGCGTCGCGGGTGCGAGGTCACGGGCGTCGAGCAGGACGACGAGGGCGTGACGGTCGCGCTCGCCGACGGGACACGGGAGCGCGCGGCGTGGCTGGTCGGGTGCGACGGCGGGCACAGCCTGGTGCGCCGGGCCGTCGGCATCGGGTTCCCGGGCGAGGCGGCGACCACCGAGTGGATCCTCGCCGAGGTGCAGGTGACCGCGCCGCCCGACGAGCTCGCCCGCGTCGTCGCCGCCGTCCGCGAGCGCCACCAGGGGTTCGGGGTCGGGCCCGCGGGTGACGGGCTGCACCGCGCGGTCGTCCCCGCGGCGGCGGTCGCCGAGGACCGCACCGTCCCGCCCACGCTCGACGAGCTGCGCACGCGGCTGCGGGCGTACGCGGGCACCGACTTCGGGGTGCACTCCCCCCGGTCGCTCACGCGGTTCGGTGACGCGACCCGCCTGGCCGACCGGTACCGGGTGGGCCGGGTCCTGATCGCCGGGGACGCGGCGCACGTGCACCCGCCGCTGGGCGGGCAGGGCCTCAACCTCGGCATCCAGGACGCGGTCAACCTGGGCTGGAAGCTCGCGGGGCAGGTCGCCGGCTGGGCACCGGACCGGCTCCTGGACACGTACGGCGACGAGCGGCGCCCGGTGGCCCAGGACGTCCTGACGCTGACGCGCGCCCAGAGCGAGCTGCTGCGCACCGAGCCCGGGCCGCAGGCGGTGCGCCGCCTGCTCACCGAGCTCATGGCACTGCCGGACGTGGGCCGCCTGCTGGCCGGGCGGGTCAGCGGGACCGGCATCCGGTACGACCTGGGCGACGGGCCACCGCTGCTGGGCCGTCGGCTGCGGGACGTCGCCCTGGGCCGCGGACGGCTGTACTCCCTCCTGCACGCGGGGCGCGGCCTGGTCCTGGACCCCGGCGGGACGCTGTCGGTGGGCGGGTGGGCGGACCGGGTCGACCACGTCGTCGACGCGACGGACGAGCTCGACCTGCCCGCCGTCCTGCTGCGCCCCGACGGCTACGTGGCCTGGCTCGGGGAGGACCAGGTGGGGCTCGTCGAGCACCTGGCGCGGTGGTTCGGCACGCCGACGCCCTGA